Below is a window of Phyllopteryx taeniolatus isolate TA_2022b chromosome 16, UOR_Ptae_1.2, whole genome shotgun sequence DNA.
ACATCCGCGTTGCATGTATGCCTCCTCCAGAACACACCAATCAGCTTATGGACCTTACGTCACGTGATTTAAATGCATGAACAGTCTCCTGTGCTTTGACGAACCTGAAAGCCAACAACAATGGAGAGAAAAACGTATATATACCTACACCTATAATACCTATacctataataataatgataattaataataataataaataagaacATGAAATGTTGCATGTGCAAGTGTACGCCACCTGCTCCGCGCACCAATCAATTTCTCGCTCTCCTGTCACGTGAtgcaaagttattattattattattattattattattattcactttTTTGGGGCGCTCGTGATTTTAAAGTTCGACTAGTCTCCTGTGCTCCCATGAACATAAAGGTGAACGTCATGAAACGAAATATACAATtgcataacaataataataataataataatgtggaaGACAATGGACACAACGCAGGCCATCATAAATCATACCACTGTTTCATTATACATGTATAAGGACAAAACGATCGTATATAAACAATTCCTCTCGACATTTCATGTTATGCGATTGCAGTTTGTTTTCCGACGCTCGGAGAGGCTCACGTTAATGACGTCAGCCAGGGGTGGGCTTGGTGAAACAGGAAGCGTGAGGTaccatttgttttggaaaaacCAGCGTAGAGATACTTGTCTGGTAAGCCACGATGGCCGATTCAACAATGGAGCAAAACAGTGACGATTACAAGGTACCAGCATGTCTTTCTGTCGTCATTTCCTAACGTTTCGAACGTTAAAGAAAACAGTGCAAGCGTTGACCGTGGGTGCTCGTTGTTGCGCTTTAGCTCATTTTGTCGACGCGTCAGCTAGCTAACCGTAGTAACTTCagttaaaagaagaaaataggCGGTGTTCAAAcgtagcaaaaaaataaaccgaGTAAGTTGAATTGGCTGTCTTTGTAGTTTGAAGTTGAAAAAGATAACGTTCCTTCGTCACGAGACGAGATGTGACGTAAGTGGTCAGACCTGCCGCGAACTGATCACATGACGCGTTGACGTGACCAAACACTTGTCGTAAACGATGTAACTGTCCCTTGCTTGTCGTTTTAATTAGGAATTAGGAGAAAAAGATCAAGTAATTGTCAATTGTGATGATAATTATTGATGTAACCTCGAGTTACCTTTTTGAACTTTATTATTGTACGGTAGCTCCGTTTACGCAGTGACCACAAAGGCAACAGTGTTACGTTCCATCGTCTaaattattttgaacattttaatccAATGTTTCCCAAGATTCATTGATCATAACTTACATGAGCAAAATCTTATCAGGGCCCATCACCGAAagacaaatgtcaaaaaaaaaaaaaaaaaagtgccacaGATAGATTACCAAATATGCATTgttattgtaataaataaataatagcgtGGAATGTGATGACATCACTGCCACTAATAATCAAAATTGGGCGCCATTGATGCTTATGTGTTGGATCTTCATTTGTATACCTAATATTCTGAATGGTGGGTATATTTCTAagcatttgtctttgttttcctcAGCTGATATTCGAGAAGGAAGGTGTGTACCTGCACACAAACGCCAAGAGGAGCAACCAGGACACTAGTATCCCGGGGTTCATACGCATTGTGGAGCGGGTGAGTGAATAATTATGTTGTTGTCGTGGCAGGGTGAGGAATAAATGATgaagtcatttatttatttttttcaggctGGCGTTCCAGCTTTAGAGTGGAGTCCCCTGGAGGATGCGGGCCGCAGCGCGCCTGCTGTGCTTTACTCCAAAAAGGTGGGTTTGATATGAATATGAcaccaatacaaaaaaaaaataataatctatgaTTGAAAGATTTTCTTTGTGAATCAGGACGGCGAAGGAGGCGAGGAGGACACCAGGTTTGACCCCGGGTATGAGCCAGACTGGGCGGTCATCAGCACGGTGAAGAAAGATCGGGAGCATGTCGCCGTCAGAGAGTCAGGTGCTGCCTCAAATGTTCCAGATTTCCCCCCCAGTTTAGCTGCTAAATCATGAGAAAGTGGGAGCATAACTATGTCAATTCGGCTTGCAGGTCAGTGGTCGTTCTCGCTGCCCCTGTCGGAGCTCTACTCCTTGCGCAGGGCCCGTTTCTCCCTGGGCCGCAACTTCCTGGTGTTGACCAGCCGGGGGGGCCACCCTCTGCCCCCCTTGCACTTCCACCGAGGGGGCAGCCGGGAGCTTCTGCACGCCCTCAGCCGCTACATCATCCTGGACCAGTAAGCCTGGACGCTCTCACTCAATGTCACGTGATTGGATAAAGAATGtcatcttttttggggggtggggggggtgtgaTGTCATCATCAGGTCTCCGGTGGACGGGCGCCTCTTTCTGGCGTACCCCCAAAACCCGGACGCTCTTTATCAGTCCTTTGACAAGCTGCACCTTTTTGATGATGCAGGTGCCGATCTGGTGTCGGTAAGATTGGATTTATTTTGCCAAACACTTGACGCTCCTGGTTATTAAGCTACTTCATTAAGCTAAGGCACATTTTCTTGCActggaaaaatctcatggcagcATAGcaccaaaaatgtaaaaagaaatggattcagaggttaattgtaccttctgccaactagtggaagagcatttattatTCTGACAGTCAACATATGTCATTAGCATAGATAGGTGAACAAAGGTAAATTATTTGTAGTCAATAAGTAAAACTTTGCAGAggaattaagtgaaattggatcatttcccgcaCCACAGCTAGTAATAACACACTAATGCAGTGTTTCTTAACTTTATTGAgcaaggcacatactgtattcgccataatttaaaaagtatagTTACTGAAATAACGATGATCTCGTCTCAGTTTACGGGGGGGTTCTCACGAGCTtaatggcggtgctcctgaggccgggccccccgACCTGGATGACAGCTTggcgttggggctcccctctcatgccccgcggctgctccctgggtacccccccccccccgcccccccccccccttatcggGCGCCCCTATccaccctcctttccaacaaacaagggtcACCGTCCCGCCCTCAGGGTGGGCAGGGACTGGCTGTGGGACGTGTCGTcagtatccaatgctttctgttatcaagaaaaaaattaaaatctttgtcctctgatcTTTAAGAGTAAAtccaaaggactttttttttttttcccagggtaTCTTTGTTCATTATTTATTGTCATTATATAATGTGTCTTTCACAGAGATTTATCCACGATCCCTATGCAACGACCTTCGGTGGCTTCTCCAAGGTCACCAACTTCTTCAGGGACGCCCTGCGGCCGCCCGACTCCCCCGCTGCCGGCAATCCGAGCTCAGCCCCACACCTGGACGAGGAGCCCGGGTTTGAGCTCATCACATGCGTAAGGAGGGCAACTTCTGTCCTAACCACTCACTTGCATATGAGATAAACAAATAGTGTCGCAAAATAATCTATTTTAAGATCATAAAAGTTAAGAAAAAGAGTCCACAGTGGGCATGTAAGCATGGGAACACGCGGGTGTCTCGGGTATGCTGAAGCGAGCACTCCTCTCGCAAAGTATTCATGACAACCGCCATCTTTCAGTATAGAATAGAAAcactaaaaacacaacaactcgGTATGTAGGATACTTAATCGATTCTTTATGAAGTTATGGAACTAATCCACAGAGTCAGGGAAGTCCTGGCCCATGTAAAAGGGGCTGTGGAGTCGAAATAAGTtgtaaaagtttttattttaataattgattaatttgtcttttttagttattttcattttgtttattaattGGTGaataagattattttttttttaaatgtgtttccatccctttgttaaaaaaaaaggacatatttttcaaattgacaaaaattGGCAAATTGTTTCTGATTCAGTTAACGTTTGTcagaaaatggtcagaaatgttgatcattgttttccaaagtaaacgcagatatttgcaaatgtcttattttgagtcAGCACAAAGAtgatcagtctgctttcatggagaacTACacaaatctgagaatatttactgccaGAGTTGGAGAATTTTAATTCAAACAAAGTCTCTGAATAATTAATCGattttcaaaatagttgttgattaatttgataatccaTTATTGTCGATTAAAAGCCCTATATAATGAAGTCATAGCACATGTTGAAGTAATGGCGTGATAGAGAGAAATAGAGTTGaacaaaataatccacaaagtcaAAAAAAAGTCCATGCGAAGATCGGTCACGAACGGGCACATTAACGCGATCGTCGTAATCCACAATCAAGACTTTTAAGACGATTTGATTGCTGCAGGTGTTTTATGTGGTTTTCCCTGCAGGGTGTGGAGCTCGGGCCCAAGCCGGTCGTCAGCAGGGGGCGACCTCTGGACCAGTGGGAGGTCTTCCTGGACCCTGAGGGGCGTGTTCAAGACCCCGAGCGCGTTAAAAAGCTCGTCTTCCGAGGGGTGAGCGAACGCAGTAATCATCACGATAAAATAatcgacctttttttttttttttaaaaaacatgacatgagtGTGTATTGTTTTGCAGGGGATCACACCGACACTCAGGAAGGAAGTATGGAAGTTCCTGCTGGGCTTTTACCCGTGGAGCAGCACCCACAGCGAAAGAGAGGAGATCCTCCGCCTTAAAACGTCAGTTCCTAATGACAAtcgggatttttattttttatttttttgcctcggCGGATCACAAGGTAAGTCACTTTCTGTTCTGCGTGTGCAGGGACGAGTACTTCCGCATGAAGGTGCAGTGGAAGTCGGTCAGCGAGGAGCAGGAAATGAGGAATTCGCTCCTCAGGGGCTACCGCAATCTGATTGGTGGGTAGACTTGGTCAAGCAGCATGCGGCTCAGGATCAGCCCACTTTAGTAGCAGCAGCTGTTGTAAACAAACCATCACCACCGGACACTCAGTTAGCAGTGGAAAAATAGTAAGAAATGTATGCATATAACTTTACTCTCGGTTATGACTGAATGCATTTATAACATCGGGCAAAACGAACGGAATTGAAACGGAGCGCTTTCCAACCGATGCTCTCATTTCTTGTTCcttcctctctctcgctcctcATTTTCCTGATCGCACTCTGGCTCGAACTGAAATGGCTGAACAGCGTTCCTCGCTGTTACTGTGGCTACTGCTAAAAACCACTACGGGCCGTCGGGCACGTCCCCATTTGTCTGGCGGCCGGGTCCGCGTCAGGTGTATATTTCCCTCATCCCGTACGTAAgcgtgttttttgttgtgtttgttgccAGAGCGAGACGTGAACAGGACAGACCGGCACAATACCTTCTTCTCCGGTAACGACAACCCGGGCCTGGCGCTGCTCCACGACGTGCTCATGACGTACTGCATGTATAACTTTGATCTaggtgagtttttgtttttttttaaatatatatatatatatatatatatatatatatatttgaacaaAGTGATCTTCATCATCATGATTCCGCGTTTGATTTTTGTGTCCTCAGGCTACGTGCAGGGGATGAGCGACCTCCTGTCGCCTCTGCTGTTTGTCACGCAGAATGAAGTGGAGTCGTTCTGGTGCCTCACCGGTTTCATGGAGATGGTGGTGAGGGCATGCACAACATGCATAGGCGCCacattcttcctcctcctcctcctcctcctcctcttttagGAACATTAATTCACAAATGAACATTAATTGATTGAAAAGAACAATGACTCCGTTGACCAATTCCCTGCATATTTCTTCTGATCCTGTTTGTGCCTTGCTCACGCTTCTCtttctttcctctttttctcctcctcgtcctccttctgttttttttcttattacccTCCTCATCGTctcttttctcctcctcctcctcctcctctttttcttcagattatactgtataatataagatattgcaaatgagaatctgttttcaattgcGTTACCAGGCTAGTTAAagcttcaaataataataaatgaaatacaaatgaactattttatgaaagtttttttttttcgaaacatgtatttattgaattgcGAGCCATGTTGCGTGCTCCTCAGCACCACAACTTTGAGGAGTCCCAGGAGGCCATGAAGCAGCAGCTCCTTCAACTCAGCGCCCTGTTGAAGGCTCTGGACCCGGAGCTCTGTGACTTCCTGGGTAAGTCCATCTGGATCGGGAGTTGGACTTTCAAAACCGAAGATGAAATGATTCTATCCCCACCCGTCAGACTCCCAGGACAGCGGCTCGCTTTGTTTCTGTTTCCGCTGGCTGCTCATCTGGTTCAAGAGGGAGTTCTCCTTTGAAGACATTCTCATATTGTGGGAGGTGAGCTCCGTTTAAGACACTGCAGTAGATTGTGTGCTTGTGCCTAATTTTGTGGCTGGTTACTGCATTTCAACCAATTTGCCAGTCACCAGACAACGCACACAAAGAGAGGAACCTTGAAAATGGCCAACATCTACCGAGAACTTTGTCTTTCTTGAGACTATTTTGTGGCTCTACTTCTGATAGACACACCTATCAAAATTCAAAATCAAACCTACGGGGCAAGGATCCCTAGAAAggagcctaaaatggccgcgTTGAACCAAAATGAAAGACTTTCTGTCTTTTCAGACATGGCttctcaagacttttttttgtgggtctactcatgacagacatacctaccaaatttcatgttgctaagtcaaaCTGGCTTTTCTAAACAATTTTTGATCTGGGGTGCGAGGTGTTTTGACCCTAAAGCAACCGGTTCAAACAAAACTGTCAGACctcctgtgtctttttttttctttttctccatgATTCTAAGTGAAacctttgggggctgaattttctttctttt
It encodes the following:
- the tbc1d17 gene encoding TBC1 domain family member 17, which gives rise to MADSTMEQNSDDYKLIFEKEGVYLHTNAKRSNQDTSIPGFIRIVERAGVPALEWSPLEDAGRSAPAVLYSKKDGEGGEEDTRFDPGYEPDWAVISTVKKDREHVAVRESGQWSFSLPLSELYSLRRARFSLGRNFLVLTSRGGHPLPPLHFHRGGSRELLHALSRYIILDQSPVDGRLFLAYPQNPDALYQSFDKLHLFDDAGADLVSRFIHDPYATTFGGFSKVTNFFRDALRPPDSPAAGNPSSAPHLDEEPGFELITCGVELGPKPVVSRGRPLDQWEVFLDPEGRVQDPERVKKLVFRGGITPTLRKEVWKFLLGFYPWSSTHSEREEILRLKTDEYFRMKVQWKSVSEEQEMRNSLLRGYRNLIERDVNRTDRHNTFFSGNDNPGLALLHDVLMTYCMYNFDLGYVQGMSDLLSPLLFVTQNEVESFWCLTGFMEMVHHNFEESQEAMKQQLLQLSALLKALDPELCDFLDSQDSGSLCFCFRWLLIWFKREFSFEDILILWEVLWTRLPCANFHLLIACSILQSQRGELIGSDHDFNTILKHINELTMKLDLQSTLRGAEAIYLQLLQCKDLPLRVQEVLGVYVPSSSSSDDNDESPDFQGGDTQLPPGQSQAGAPTRDATP